The sequence GGCAGCCCTTTTATCGCCTTCACCCAGGCGAAAGATCTCAACACGAGCGCCCTGCTTCCGGGCAACATCTACCTGCCCGATACAAACAGGACCGTCACCCGGGTCACCGAGGGCGAACACCGCTCCCCGCTTGACCCGCAATACAGCCTCGACGCCTTCCTGGAATACCACACCGAGCTGATCTCTTTCATCTACAGCAACGGTACGGCGATCCAGGTCAACGACCCTGCGATCATCAAGTAGCAGCGTGCTATCCCCGGGGGGAACTTCCTCCGGGACGAGTGCTAAGTGGAGATGTCAGTATCCGCATCTTGAGTCAACTCAGAAACGGTCATTAGCGTGTCCGTGGGAGCACCGGAGAATGGAGTGTCCCGAAAGCGGCAGCCTTTCGCACTTTCTTCTTTCGGGTTCCCTTTCTTCTTTGTGCGAACAAAGAAGAAAGGGAACAAAAAACCCCTACTTTTCTTCCAGGGAATAAAGCAACTTGATCTCCTCCGCCCAGATCGTCTCGTCGATCGTCTCGAGGATGAGCGGGATATCGTCCATGCGCGGGTCGTTCATAATGTAGCGGAACGCCTCGAGCCCAATCTTGCCTTTGCCGATACTGTCGTGGCGGTCGACATGACTGCCGAGATCCGGCTTGGAGTCGTTGAGGTGCATCCCGCGCAGGTACTTGAAACCGACGATATTCTCGAACTCCGCCATGGAGACGTCATAGGCCTCCTTGGTGCGGATGTCGTAACCGGCGGTGAACATGTGGCAGGTATCGATGCAGACGCCGACACGGGACTTGTCCTCAACCTTGTCGATGATGTGCGCGAGGTGCTCGAACTTCCAGCCGAGGTTGCTCCCCTGTCCCGCCGTGTTCTCCAGCACAAGCGTCACCCCCTCCGTGCGCTCCAGTGTCCGGTTCATACTCTCGGCGATACGGTCCAGGCACTCCTCTTCGCCGATCTGTTTGAGGTGCGATCCCGGGTGGAAATTGAGGCGGTCGAGCCCCAGCTGCATGCAGCGCTCGACTTCGTCTACGAAGGCGTCGAAGGATTTTTGGCGCTTCTCATCTTCGGGGTGACCCAGATTGATCAGGTACGAATCATGCGGCAGCACGTGTTTGGGCGCGATCCCGCTCTCGTCGAGCAGGCGCTTGAAAGTGTCAATCGTCTCCGTATCCAGCGCTTTCGCGTTCCATTGGCGCTGATTCTTGGTAAAGAGAGCGAAGGCCTGCGCCCCGATCGCCTCGGCATTCGTGATGGCGTTGTAGACCCCGCCCGAGGCCGACGTATGTGCACCGACAAATTTATTGCTCATGATAAAAATTCCTGTTTTTTTGCGCAAGCATAGCCAATCGCGCGTTAAACCAGACGAAAGGGGCGCAGGTAGTATCAGGGGCTAAGTGCCATTGGTGATGTCTCAATAACTAATTAAGAAACGGCACGCTTCGGGAACCGAAGCTCTGTTTTCCCAATAGCTTCGGTTCCCGAAGCGCATCAATAAAATAGACCCTTGGGCCTTGAGGGCGATCCTTATAAGCCATCCCGGAGGCACAAAGCCGGGAGGGATGAGCGATTCGCGAGAGGCCGCTTTTTGTGCTACTTTTTCTAAAAAAGTGGCAAAGAACTATTATCTTCATTCTTTTCTTTTTCATAAGAAAAGAAACAAAAGAAAATCGTCGTTGCGCGAATCGCTCGCCCTTCTCGGCTTTATGCCTTCAGGGCGGCTTTCAAGGCACGCTTAACGACAGGTCGCCTATCGATTTTATGCGCTTCGGGAACCGAAGCTCACAGCACTGTTGATTTACTGCAACCGTTTGAACTTGATCAGGATCCCGTGCTCGAAATCTTTGAAATAGATCTGCTCCGACGTGACCCGGTAGACAATCCCACCGATCTGCTGCTCGAATCCGTCATCGGTATGGATAAGGTTTTGGCGCTGCAGGATCGCTTCCCCGCGAAGCAGGTGGTAAAAGAGGTCATCGGGGTAGTCGGCGCTGAGGTATTTGGCATTGAAAGCCGACTTGGAAAGACACCCCTCGCCCTCCGTACAGACCAGGGTTTCAACCTGAAGCCGCAGAATACGCTGGCCCGCCTCGAAGACTTCCAGCTCCGCCACGCCGTCGCCCTTGCGGATATAGCCCGTGTCGGCAAAGCGCCACTGCGGTGTTTTGAACACGACGACGTAGGCCTCCGTCTCCGGGGGTTTTTTCATGGCGCAGCCGCCAAAGAGGACAGCCACAAGCGCGGCGAAAAGCCACGACCGCAATATCGTCATGCTCATCTGATCCTTCTCGTCGTCCAGTAGTGCCGTTTCCAGTAGGGCTTATCCATGCTCGAGATCATCACCCCGTACCTGGTGGAAACATGCATGAACTTCCCTGCCTCGAGATAGATGCCGACATGGCGGTCCCGCCCGCTCGTACGGAAAAAGACAAGGTCCCCGGCCTGCAGCTCCTGTCTGTCAACGGCACTGCCGCAGTTGGCCTGCTGCCGGGTTGTACGGGGCAGCGCGATGCCGAAAAGGTCCCGGTAGGCACGCTGGACAAACGCGGAGCAATCGATCCCCCGCGGGCCAGCACCCCCGTAGCGGTAGGGGGTACGGTGCCACTGCTCCTGAAACGGATAGAGCTTGGAGAGAACCGGGTCCTCTTCGGCAGGTTGCGGCTGCGAGACCGTTTCCTCTTCCTGCAGCAGCCACACCTCTTCTGTCGGCGGCAATGCCGCGAAGGTCCTGTCAGCGGCGTAGAGGGCCGGAGCCGGGAGCGGCCTGTGGTCCGCATAGCGCGTAGAGCAGCCGCCGAGCAACAGCAGCAATGCGATGCCAAGGCCTCCCGTTTGCCATGCTGCGCCCCGCCTCATTCTCCCACCGCCCCTGTCAGCCCATCGGGTAGAGGATATCGGCGTGTACCGCGTCGCAGGCCGCCATCACCTCTGGTGAGAGGGTCAGTTCCATCGCCGCAAGCGACGCATCAAGCTGCTCGGGTCGCGTCGCCCCGATGATCGTGGACGCGACAAAGTCGTGCTGCTTGCTCCAGGCCGCCGCCAGCGTCACCGGGTCCAGTCCCGCATCGGCGGCAATCTTGAGATAGCGCTGCGTGGAAGCCAGGGTCTTGTCGTTGACGAAGCGCGCGGCCATCAGGCGCTGGCGGGCGTTGGGAGATTTGAAATAGTCCGCGAATCGCCCCTCACCTATCTCGGCCTGGTTGTACTTGCCGCTGAGTACCCCGCCGCCGAGCGGGGAGTACGGCAGCAGGGATATCTGTTCTTGACGGCAGAGGGTGGCCAGTTCATCCATGAAACGGCGGTTGAGCAGGGAGAAGTTGTTCTGGATCGACTCAAAGCGCGCGAACCCCTTGTAGTGGCTGGCGGCCAGGGCCTTCCCCGTTCCGTAGGCCGTGTCGTTTGAGGTACCGATGTAGCGGACCTTGCCGCTCTGCACCAGGCGGTCAAAAGCCTCCATCGTCTCCTCGACGGGTACGACGGTATCGGGCCAGTGCATCTGGTAGAGATCGATATAGTCCGTTCCGAGCCTTTTCAGCGACCCTTCGACCGCCCGCTCGATATGAAAGCGGTCCATGGCCGTCAGCCCGTGACGCACCGGGGGTACGAACCAGCCCGAGGCCGCCCCGGCGACCTTGGTGGCAAGAATGATGCTCTCCCGCGGCTTCGTTTTGAGCCAGCGGCCGACAATCTCCTCGGTCTGCCCCGCCAGGTCACTGCGCGGCGGCACCGGGTAGAGTTCAGCGGTATCATAGAAGTTCACCCCCGCCGCATACGCCTTGTCCATAATGGCGAAGGCGCTCTTCTCGTCGCACTGCCCGGGGAAGGTCATTGTCCCCAGGCAGATGGGGCTGACCCGCAGGCCGCTTCGGCCGATATAACGGTATTGCATCTTTTCTCCTCCTAAAAGCGTTGCGTTCCCAGCACGCTACTCAATCAGTTCCTTCATCTCTTCCGCGCAGACAAGTACCAGCGTATCGCTGCGCATCGCCTCGAGCTCATTGGAAAAGCCCCGTTTCGCAAAGAGCCAGATCTGCTCCGGCTCGAGCCCCACGAGGGCGCACTTCTCCTGCAGCTTCTGCAGTTCACCTTTGTTGACGTTGGTATTGGTCCATTTGCACTCGCCGACGATGAAGCCGCCGCCGGGGGCACGCGCCAGGATATCAAGCTCGATCACCCGGTCCCAGTAGCTGCCGCAGCGCAGAAAGGGGTCATCGCCCAGCTTCCGCCGCAGGTAGAGTTGGGAGATCTCCTCGAAGACAAGCCCCGTAAACGCCGTGTCCTGTTCCTCGAAACGTGATAGGACGCTTTCATAATCTCCCCGTTCGATGCGGCGGTGCTGCGGGGAGACGAAGCGGAACCAGAAGCGCAGAAAAGGCGATCGGAAGCGCAGCTTATGCGAGATACGGTG is a genomic window of Sulfurimonas sp. HSL1-2 containing:
- the nfo gene encoding deoxyribonuclease IV; translated protein: MSNKFVGAHTSASGGVYNAITNAEAIGAQAFALFTKNQRQWNAKALDTETIDTFKRLLDESGIAPKHVLPHDSYLINLGHPEDEKRQKSFDAFVDEVERCMQLGLDRLNFHPGSHLKQIGEEECLDRIAESMNRTLERTEGVTLVLENTAGQGSNLGWKFEHLAHIIDKVEDKSRVGVCIDTCHMFTAGYDIRTKEAYDVSMAEFENIVGFKYLRGMHLNDSKPDLGSHVDRHDSIGKGKIGLEAFRYIMNDPRMDDIPLILETIDETIWAEEIKLLYSLEEK
- a CDS encoding NlpC/P60 family protein; this translates as MRRGAAWQTGGLGIALLLLLGGCSTRYADHRPLPAPALYAADRTFAALPPTEEVWLLQEEETVSQPQPAEEDPVLSKLYPFQEQWHRTPYRYGGAGPRGIDCSAFVQRAYRDLFGIALPRTTRQQANCGSAVDRQELQAGDLVFFRTSGRDRHVGIYLEAGKFMHVSTRYGVMISSMDKPYWKRHYWTTRRIR
- a CDS encoding aldo/keto reductase, with translation MQYRYIGRSGLRVSPICLGTMTFPGQCDEKSAFAIMDKAYAAGVNFYDTAELYPVPPRSDLAGQTEEIVGRWLKTKPRESIILATKVAGAASGWFVPPVRHGLTAMDRFHIERAVEGSLKRLGTDYIDLYQMHWPDTVVPVEETMEAFDRLVQSGKVRYIGTSNDTAYGTGKALAASHYKGFARFESIQNNFSLLNRRFMDELATLCRQEQISLLPYSPLGGGVLSGKYNQAEIGEGRFADYFKSPNARQRLMAARFVNDKTLASTQRYLKIAADAGLDPVTLAAAWSKQHDFVASTIIGATRPEQLDASLAAMELTLSPEVMAACDAVHADILYPMG
- a CDS encoding DUF234 domain-containing protein yields the protein MLLNQLRRFYNETFPESMEILIAYFAVFGESGIEIDTTVPLPELIETKILDHYGEHYNRIHTGFLEDKQVIALLQAVAKGDRRIHSACRRAHISEAKGGEIVDHLRTLGILDLEASREAPPKKEYPKQKLKREVARHRISHKLRFRSPFLRFWFRFVSPQHRRIERGDYESVLSRFEEQDTAFTGLVFEEISQLYLRRKLGDDPFLRCGSYWDRVIELDILARAPGGGFIVGECKWTNTNVNKGELQKLQEKCALVGLEPEQIWLFAKRGFSNELEAMRSDTLVLVCAEEMKELIE